The genomic region tattattatattaataataaaattttattttataaaaacattaaattattaatttcaaatattataattttattattaaacatacatatttgtcTTTAACcacataataaattattaatataattgattcttttagtaaaattatttaacattaaaattttattttaatgataaaataacattaataataattttaaaatttaagtaatcttcttaataatttattgaaaaaaaatattttgacaataaatatttagtaatacatattttatattataaaatatttttattttaataaaataaatacaaatatttgttTGAATCCTACTTCATTTCATTTAGCCGGtaaaacaagaaaattcttttaggattacaattttatcattttaatagtttatatctttataatttttaaaaaattaaattaaatttttattattttatgggacaaaagtataattttactttttattaagtttaaaaattttaaattgaccaatgaaaaattttttatttcaaggaGGATCGGATTCTTGCTAGCCCCCTAATTATGCCCCTAGCCATTATATGTTTTGTTCTCTCTCCACCCTCCCCAatatataacttcaaaataagttttaattagaataaaaggattaaaatgccATTCATATGCAAATATATGTCGAAGGAAAGCAGCTCTCCATGGTCTGTATTCTTTTTTAGTCAACAATAACCCTAactcataaaatattttcaggaatcTTGAGATAATTTTCAGACAtcacatgatatatatatatatatcaatttgaATCCTGGTGTTTGAGGGCCATTTGTATTCCTTGTTTCTTTGCTCTGCATTTTCTCATCTCTGTTTAAGATTCCCATTGCAACCGTTCTCaccatctttttttcttttcacgaaaaattaaaatctggtctttcctttgttttcatcttctttagttTGATTTCCAGTCTCCTCCTTTTAACAGGAAACGGAAGAAGCTACCTCCTTTTAAGttcttcaaataaaaaatatgaatagaaTATTGACAAGTAAATTGATATAATAGTCATGTTGACaatgaattattgatgatggatcaaatattaataaaattttaaacatacaCAACTTgacatattttttaatcttttcatactattatattattatttattttatgtgacataaaaataaaataaaataaaattataatacaactgtattctcttttattttggcTTGACTAGGTACGTTAAGTTACATGACATAGTTCGTGATGTTGCTCTATGGATTGCATCAGAAGAAAAAAGTGGTTTTATGATCAAATCTAGATTGGAGTTGCTAAATAGAAGCTCTGAATCTTGTAAAGCAATCTCATTGTTGGacagtgaaaagaaaaattttcctAATAGCTTGATTCTTTCGAAGCTTGAGATCCTATTGCTTAAGAATTGTAATGTACAAGGTACATGTTTTCTAGAAATGGGGGAACTAAAAGTTTTAAGTCTTACAGTTGTAGATGGTTCTACGGGGGTTATTTCTTTATATGCTCTTTCGTCCCTACAAAATCTTCGTGCTCTACATTTGGAGAATTTTGATGACTTTTCGTTCCTTGGAAACTCAAGGAAACTTGAGATTCTAAGTTTGCGTCGTTCAAATGTAAATGGTTTGGCAGATGAATTAGAGAGGTTGAAAGATCTAAAGATGTTGGATCTTACCGATTGTTCATTTTCCTCAAGCTTTTTCCCTAATGTCATTCGAAGGTTATCTCAGCTAGAGGAGTTGTACCTATCAATCATGACAAATGATATCTGTCTCGCGATAAAATCTTTGACCAGATTAACGAGACTAAATCTTTGGGTAACTTCTCTTCATTTTCCTCCAGACTTTGAGTTTcctaaattagaaaattacaaGATACGCATAAACCATAGCAGCAGCGGGCTTGATAATCGTTTTGAGGAAGCAAGATCCTTGAAAGTTGAGAAAGTGTTTCCTTACAATGCAGATTCCCAATTACTTGGGAAATTAGAGTCTGTTGTAGTGTCAGGTATCAAGGATGAGTATGTAGAATGCTTGACTAATAAAACACAACAAAAGGTGTCGGTATCAATGATCTAACGAAACCTAAAACGAGTGACAATTAAACACTACAGCAATCTAAAAGTGGTATTTCAAATGGAGGAGgtggaagaaaatgaagctcCGCTCCtttcaaatttaaagattttacGTCTTAAACACTTGCCAGGTTTGAGTTGCATATGGGAATTGCCAACCCAACATGTAAGACTTGAAAGCTTAGTTGAATTGACTATACAACACTGCCCACGTTTGAAATCACTCTTTTCACTTTCTCTTGCTCAAAGTCTCGTACTCTTGGAAGTACTTGACATAGGATACTGTGATGAGTTGAAGCAAATAGTGACAGAATTGGAAGGTGACGAAGGAGAAATATCGGCCATCAATTCTCATACTTCTTTGTGTTTCCCAAAGTTAACAGAGCTGTACATATCTACTTGTGATGGTTTGGAGTATATTTTTCCGACATCACTGGCATCACATGGGCTTCAGGGTTTGACTCTTGACATACGTGGTTGCCATAAATTAAAGCAAGTGTTTAGAGTTGCCAATGATAGTATGCTCCAATATCAGCAGTCTTTGAAATTGTTATCGTCCTTTTCAATGTCTGATTGCCCTCTATTAACTGATTCGGTTGTTCATTTAGAAGCTGAGAAAGCTTGCATAGAGGTACATTCTTTTTCTCCCTTTCTAATTacattattgaaaattttttctcATAAAGGATGCATAACTCATATTGATTTTACAACAAAATGTTTAAGATATTTTAACCATACTACAATTAGCACTGTTATGCATGTGGAagtaaataatacaaaaataataattattggtggttcaaaaatatcattagttctttttttatataaaaaaatacgatATCAATAATcttgttaatatatattattttacccttttttgGTTGTGAATAATAAAGTAGAATGAATCTCATTCTTTTAACTTTCACTGAAAACAGAGTTAAGCATATCCATATgcacaattatatatttatttgtattccacaaatgcattattttattacacaaaACCATTTTTATGAGTTTGATTACTTTagcttttcattttaaggaAGTTATATTTTTACGTTTTCATTAGATGTACATTACtctaattgatatatatatatatatatatatatatataatttgtgttttaattaagGATGATGATTTACGTGAATTACGATCAGGGTGTTCGATTGTCAGCATTCAAGAATTCTTTCAAAACTTCGAAACAACTTCGATTATCAATAATTAAGAATCATAATATGGTTCCAGAAGCTAATGAAGATGGATTAAATGGAGTAACTTCACTTAAACTTTGGGGTTGCAAGGATCTTGAATGCTTGGTTGATACCACCGCTACTGCAACAAAGAATGGGCCAACTTCAGCATTCACTcatttggagacattatttatAGCAAAGATGCCTCGGTTGGAAGCCTTATGCAAGGGTCAGCCTCCACAAGGTTTCCTCAAAAACTTGAAACATCTGGGAATTGTAGACTGTTGTAAGTTGAAATCCCTTTTTTCTCCTTCCCTTATTCAAAGCCTAGTGCTTTTAGAACAACTCGAGATACGATGCTGCGACGAATTGAAAACTCTTTTCGCTGATCCGGAAATTGATGGTGAAATAGAATCAAAGACTTCTTCCCTTCCTCTCCGCCTGCCCAAATTGAATACTCTTTACATCAGAGCGTGTGCAAAACTGGAATATGTTGTGCCAATCACCTTGGCTCAAGGTCTTCCTGCTCTTGAATGGCTTTGGGTTTCTGAGTGTGATGCATTAAAGCAAGTATTCGGCATgccaaatgaacaaaatgaagtTCATCACCATAGTAGCCTGCTCCTTCCAAGTCTACAAGATCTAGAACTTGATTGGTTACGAAACTTGACTAGTTTTGTCCCAAAAAACTATATTGTCAAAGCACCAtctttgaaaagaatgaaagctAAGGGTTGTTCTAAAGTGATGAACCTTCCCATTCAACAAGCCAACAATCAGCTGGAGTTAACGTTAGAGGTACACCTTTCTtactcttttttccttttctggattttttttatttgatttttctaattattaaactttttcATACCATGCCCCTCCCAACCTTAAAATTgagcttaaaaaatatataaaaatagttgtATTTGCTGTTTATAATTATCATATATCTTGTTGGTAATTGTTATGCCAATCtgttgttatatatatattttatgataccaatatgttattatattaatctaatatttaatttattctttcattaattaattaatgatttgttttcatttatgtGATGAATTACAATTAGGAAACTGGATTTCGGTATTCAAAGAATTGTTATGCAATACAAACGATCTTATTCTCTACAATATTGGAGATCACAAAAATCTCGTCCCAGATCTTATAGATTTGGAACATTTAGACGGATTAACTTCCCTCTCTATTAACAACTGGCAAGGTGGTGAATGCTTGGTTGATATATCCCAAGCAATGATGGATTTCAAGTACAATGACCAATCTCCCAAGTGTTTCttgcaaaatctcaaaattttgagagtttttgattgtgaaaatttttcaaagataTTTCGAATGGATGATGGAATAGAATCAAATGCATATTACTTGTCAAACTTGGAAATTCTAGAGATTAAAGGATGCTCGAGTTTAGAATATGTCTTCCCACATGCTTCAGTTGGAGTTTTT from Gossypium raimondii isolate GPD5lz chromosome 1, ASM2569854v1, whole genome shotgun sequence harbors:
- the LOC105776510 gene encoding uncharacterized protein LOC105776510; the encoded protein is MEEVEENEAPLLSNLKILRLKHLPGLSCIWELPTQHVRLESLVELTIQHCPRLKSLFSLSLAQSLVLLEVLDIGYCDELKQIVTELEGDEGEISAINSHTSLCFPKLTELYISTCDGLEYIFPTSLASHGLQGLTLDIRGCHKLKQVFRVANDSMLQYQQSLKLLSSFSMSDCPLLTDSVVHLEAEKACIEGVRLSAFKNSFKTSKQLRLSIIKNHNMVPEANEDGLNGVTSLKLWGCKDLECLVDTTATATKNGPTSAFTHLETLFIAKMPRLEALCKGQPPQGFLKNLKHLGIVDCCKLKSLFSPSLIQSLVLLEQLEIRCCDELKTLFADPEIDGEIESKTSSLPLRLPKLNTLYIRACAKLEYVVPITLAQGLPALEWLWVSECDALKQVFGMPNEQNEVHHHSSLLLPSLQDLELDWLRNLTSFVPKNYIVKAPSLKRMKAKGCSKVMNLPIQQANNQLELTLEELAFIMEDIDSEDVNLSDIVNTQLIQKSPDFEYITLGNFEQLFLLQGGYIMSSLERMDLHNVITLQDIWKGPIHVETNLRELTVHYCNNLTYIFPETLIPYLPQLSILNIASCENLKQISGNDDILPSSSSSQGPQLEMKMVFPQLQKIELENLSKIESFSPVGYHLEFPYLHSLNIKKCSKMITIFSADYFTLTVHAKTDQASQLNDTSPSREDIIWKRRRPTLLPQYKEKKKTEEISPFK
- the LOC105786664 gene encoding probable disease resistance protein At5g43730, with protein sequence MGGVGKTTLVKKVVGEAKGFDRVITVTVSETVNIEKLQNKIADDIDLNFEKNTEGGKATELWSRLRNGKFLVILDDLWNEWDDDGDLRKIGIPLVKDEKGCKIILTTRNCNVCQHMECEETVQVKVLEDDEAWALFEMNAGLKNADSRVIGEAKKIAKECKGLPLAIVTLAKALKGKALERWKDARKKLERSGLMEIPSIQTEREKNAYISLQISYEHLKDKMPQTCFLLYVKLHDIVRDVALWIASEEKSGFMIKSRLELLNRSSESCKAISLLDSEKKNFPNSLILSKLEILLLKNCNVQGTCFLEMGELKVLSLTVVDGSTGVISLYALSSLQNLRALHLENFDDFSFLGNSRKLEILSLRRSNVNGLADELERLKDLKMLDLTDCSFSSSFFPNVIRRLSQLEELYLSIMTNDICLAIKSLTRLTRLNLWVTSLHFPPDFEFPKLENYKIRINHSSSGLDNRFEEARSLKVEKVFPYNADSQLLGKLESVVVSGIKDEYVECLTNKTQQKVSVSMI